Proteins from one Deinococcus apachensis DSM 19763 genomic window:
- a CDS encoding succinate dehydrogenase hydrophobic membrane anchor subunit, producing MIRARTLTDARQQAHSNAELNWWIFMRISGLVLVFLILGHIYMTFIQVSESDATYIAVVNKLQQPAWKFYDWLILSLSMLHGVNGARYSIEDYVRSRPNRAWVKTIFYTISALIFTLGTIGLFSI from the coding sequence ATGATCCGCGCCCGCACCCTCACCGACGCCCGGCAGCAGGCGCACTCGAACGCCGAGCTGAACTGGTGGATCTTCATGCGGATCAGCGGCTTGGTCCTGGTGTTCCTGATCCTGGGTCACATCTACATGACCTTCATCCAGGTCAGCGAGTCCGACGCCACGTACATCGCGGTCGTCAACAAGCTGCAACAGCCCGCCTGGAAGTTCTACGACTGGCTGATCCTATCGCTCTCCATGCTGCACGGGGTGAACGGCGCGCGGTACTCCATCGAGGACTACGTGCGCTCGCGGCCCAACCGCGCGTGGGTGAAGACCATCTTCTACACGATCAGTGCCCTGATCTTCACGCTGGGCACCATCGGCCTCTTCTCGATCTAA
- a CDS encoding DUF2243 domain-containing protein: MTTGELGRDVEHADADRRWMHGGVLLGLGLGGFFDGIVIHQLLQWHHMLSAVYPHDTPGNLRANTLADGLFHLVAYLFTLLGTALLWSGLRGRHPAWPTSAFVGTLLFGFGLFNVVEGLIDHQILGIHHVRPGPYQLAYDIGFLIWGAAMLLVGWGLMRNARAANG; encoded by the coding sequence ATGACGACGGGCGAGCTGGGGCGGGACGTGGAGCATGCGGACGCCGACCGGCGCTGGATGCATGGCGGCGTTCTGCTGGGACTGGGCCTCGGGGGATTTTTTGACGGGATCGTCATTCACCAACTGCTGCAATGGCATCACATGCTCAGCGCCGTCTATCCACACGACACACCGGGGAACCTGCGGGCGAACACGCTCGCCGACGGGCTCTTCCACCTGGTCGCCTACCTCTTCACCCTGCTGGGCACCGCCCTGCTGTGGAGCGGGCTGCGGGGCAGGCATCCCGCCTGGCCGACCTCCGCCTTCGTCGGCACGCTGCTCTTCGGCTTCGGGCTCTTCAACGTGGTCGAGGGCCTGATCGACCACCAGATTCTGGGCATCCACCACGTCCGCCCGGGGCCATACCAGCTCGCCTACGACATCGGCTTTCTGATCTGGGGCGCAGCGATGCTGTTGGTGGGCTGGGGGTTGATGCGGAATGCGCGGGCGGCGAACGGGTAA
- the sdhA gene encoding succinate dehydrogenase flavoprotein subunit: MHHRYDVLVVGAGGAGLMAALYAAKGNVSVACISKLYPTRSHTGAAQGGIGAALGNVQEDHWEWHMFDTVKGGDYLTDQDAAEIFSKDIIEAVYELEHMGLPFSRTPEGKIAQRKFGGHTRDFGKAAVERSCYAKDRTGHMILQTLYQQNVKAGTTFYNEFHVTDLIIENGRCCGVVAYHLASGEIHTFHAKAVILAAGGYGRIYKITSNALTLTGDLMSIYYRKGLPLEDMEFYQFHPTGLAKLGILVTEGIRGEGGILRNAQGERFMERYAPTIKDLAPRDIVSRSIITEIREGRGVGHDKDAVHIDLTHLPREVIEGKLAEITDLARTYLGQDPVKDLVAVQPTAHYAMGGIPTDVNGLCLADGAGTSVEGLYAAGEQACVSLHGANRLGTNSLGDLIVFGRRAGIFAAEYARAAGYPEMPENPERDSIELFERLRNASGKDNAATIRRELQESMMNNVGIFRNGPDMEKQVEIVKELKTRYRNVSVTDPSQRYNSELMEALELGFMLDCAEAATASALNRRESRGAHDREDYPERDDTNWLKHTMAYQDLNNPGNVLIGYKEVALKGYTRAFEPKPRVY, from the coding sequence ATGCACCATCGTTACGACGTACTGGTGGTCGGCGCGGGCGGCGCGGGACTCATGGCCGCCCTCTACGCCGCCAAGGGCAACGTGTCGGTTGCCTGCATCTCCAAGCTCTACCCCACCCGGTCCCACACCGGCGCGGCCCAGGGCGGCATCGGCGCCGCGCTCGGCAACGTGCAGGAAGACCACTGGGAATGGCACATGTTCGACACCGTCAAGGGCGGGGACTACCTCACCGACCAGGACGCGGCCGAGATCTTTTCCAAGGACATCATCGAGGCGGTGTACGAGCTCGAGCACATGGGCCTGCCCTTCTCGCGCACCCCGGAGGGCAAGATCGCCCAGCGCAAGTTCGGTGGCCATACCCGCGACTTCGGCAAGGCGGCGGTCGAGCGCAGTTGCTACGCCAAGGACCGCACCGGGCACATGATTCTGCAGACGCTCTACCAGCAGAACGTGAAGGCCGGGACCACCTTCTACAACGAGTTCCACGTCACCGACCTCATCATCGAGAACGGGCGCTGCTGCGGCGTGGTGGCCTACCACCTCGCATCCGGCGAGATTCACACCTTCCACGCCAAGGCCGTGATCCTGGCAGCGGGCGGGTACGGGCGCATCTACAAGATCACCTCGAACGCGCTGACGCTGACGGGCGACCTGATGAGCATCTACTACCGCAAGGGCCTGCCGCTGGAGGACATGGAGTTCTACCAGTTCCACCCGACGGGCCTGGCGAAACTCGGCATCCTGGTGACCGAGGGGATTCGCGGCGAGGGCGGCATCCTGCGCAACGCGCAGGGCGAGCGCTTCATGGAGCGGTACGCGCCGACCATCAAGGATCTCGCCCCGCGCGACATCGTCTCGCGCTCGATCATCACCGAGATCCGCGAGGGGCGCGGCGTCGGCCACGACAAGGACGCCGTCCACATCGACCTGACGCACCTGCCGCGCGAGGTCATCGAGGGCAAGCTCGCGGAGATCACCGACCTCGCACGCACGTACCTGGGGCAGGACCCGGTGAAGGATCTTGTCGCCGTGCAGCCGACCGCGCACTACGCGATGGGCGGCATCCCGACCGACGTGAACGGGCTGTGCCTGGCGGACGGGGCGGGCACCAGCGTCGAGGGGCTGTACGCGGCGGGCGAGCAGGCCTGCGTGTCGCTGCACGGGGCGAACCGCCTGGGCACCAACAGCCTCGGCGACCTGATCGTCTTCGGGCGCCGGGCGGGCATCTTCGCTGCCGAGTACGCCCGCGCGGCCGGATATCCCGAGATGCCGGAGAACCCCGAGCGCGACTCCATCGAGCTGTTCGAGCGCCTGCGGAACGCCAGCGGCAAGGACAACGCCGCCACCATCCGCCGCGAGTTGCAGGAGTCGATGATGAACAACGTCGGCATCTTCCGCAACGGGCCGGATATGGAGAAGCAGGTCGAGATCGTCAAGGAACTCAAAACCCGCTACCGCAACGTCAGCGTGACCGACCCCAGCCAGCGCTACAACAGTGAGCTGATGGAGGCGCTGGAACTGGGCTTCATGCTTGACTGCGCGGAGGCCGCGACCGCCAGCGCCCTGAACCGCCGGGAGTCGCGCGGCGCCCACGACCGCGAGGACTACCCCGAGCGCGACGACACCAATTGGCTCAAGCACACCATGGCCTACCAGGACCTGAACAACCCCGGCAACGTGCTCATCGGCTACAAGGAAGTCGCCCTCAAGGGCTACACCCGGGCCTTCGAGCCCAAGCCGCGCGTGTACTGA
- a CDS encoding succinate dehydrogenase iron-sulfur subunit, translating into MAEQHVPIDTYTTPAMRVNVKVLRFNPEKDKKAHWETYPVDAQPSDRVLDLLNYIKWYVDPTLTFRRSCGHGICGSDAMLIAGRNRLACKTLLRDVVKNGGTLTVEPIRGLKVEKDLLVDMEPFFDSYRAIMPYFINESPPPAAERLQSPEQAERMAHSSNCILCASCTTSCPIFWVNGSYLGPAAIVQAHRFIFDSRDQATNQRLNIMNQNTGVWRCRTAYNCTEACPRDIPITTLIEEVKRAVMYQQS; encoded by the coding sequence ATGGCAGAACAACACGTCCCCATCGACACCTACACCACGCCCGCGATGCGCGTGAACGTCAAGGTTCTGCGCTTCAACCCGGAGAAGGACAAGAAGGCCCACTGGGAGACCTACCCGGTGGACGCCCAGCCCTCCGACCGGGTGCTCGACCTCCTGAATTACATCAAGTGGTATGTCGACCCCACCCTGACCTTCCGCCGCTCGTGCGGACACGGCATCTGCGGCAGCGACGCGATGCTGATCGCCGGGCGCAACCGGCTGGCCTGCAAGACGCTGCTGCGCGACGTGGTGAAAAACGGCGGCACCCTGACCGTCGAGCCCATCCGCGGCCTGAAGGTCGAGAAGGACCTGCTGGTCGACATGGAGCCCTTCTTCGACTCGTACCGGGCGATCATGCCGTACTTCATCAACGAGAGCCCGCCACCTGCCGCCGAGCGGCTCCAGTCGCCCGAGCAGGCCGAGCGCATGGCGCACTCCAGCAACTGCATCCTGTGCGCAAGCTGCACGACCTCCTGCCCGATCTTCTGGGTGAATGGCAGCTACCTCGGCCCGGCGGCTATCGTGCAGGCGCACCGCTTCATCTTCGACAGCCGCGATCAGGCGACCAACCAGCGCCTGAACATCATGAACCAGAACACCGGCGTGTGGCGCTGCCGCACCGCCTACAACTGCACGGAGGCCTGCCCGCGCGACATCCCGATCACCACGCTGATTGAGGAAGTCAAGCGCGCGGTGATGTACCAGCAGTCGTAA